Proteins co-encoded in one Arachis hypogaea cultivar Tifrunner chromosome 11, arahy.Tifrunner.gnm2.J5K5, whole genome shotgun sequence genomic window:
- the LOC112723395 gene encoding uncharacterized protein isoform X1, translating to MDRRKKREKTTVTKPSTVDAPSPPKISPSEAFLVTLSTVFGLGLAFYVANSGFSIDLVTDPSRTIFFIWIVELPIVILLYSRYRQNPRQCMYLRAVGRGLLAVPIGALLNCLGAIALGAPVTFQFLPKTVNWSLMMSLFTTVPASCVLGSSWAHWKRIFAQTQPNGSVEYLICLPAHGAVIGGWFGAWPMPLDWERPWQEWPICVSYGAIGGYMVGLVASCVFVLACARSQHVKQT from the exons ATGGATCGccggaaaaagagagagaaaacgaCGGTAACTAAACCCTCAACGGTAGATGCTCCCTCGCCACCGAAAATCTCACCTTCAGAGGCATTCCTCGTCACACTTTCTACTGTTTTTGGGTTGGGTTTAGCGTTCTATGTTGCTAATAGTGGCTTCTCAATAGACCTTGTCACTGATCCTTCTCGCACTATCTTCTTCATCTGG ATTGTGGAGCTTCCAATTGTGATCCTTCTCTACAGTCGCTATCGACAGAATCCCCGGCAATGCATG TACCTGCGAGCCGTTGGACGTGGCTTGCTAGCAGTTCCAATAG GGGCGCTACTAAATTGTTTAGGAGCTATTGCTTTGGGGGCACCTGTCACCTTTCA GTTTCTCCCAAAGACTGTAAATTGGTCTCTTATGATGTCATTGTTCACA ACAGTTCCAGCATCATGTGTTCTTGGTTCATCATGGGCTCATTGGAAGCGGATCTTTGCACAAACACA GCCAAATGGATCTGTAGagtatttgatttgtttgccagCTCATGGAGCAGTTATTGGGGGCTGGTTTGGGGCTTGGCCAATGCCACTTGACTGGGAGAGGCCATGGCAG GAATGGCCTATTTGTGTGAGCTATGGAGCAATAGGTGGGTACATGGTGGGATTGGTAGCATCATGTGTCTTTGTTCTTGCTTGTGCTAGATCGCAGCATGTCAAACAAACATGA
- the LOC112723395 gene encoding uncharacterized protein isoform X2 — protein MDRRKKREKTTVTKPSTVDAPSPPKISPSEAFLVTLSTVFGLGLAFYVANSGFSIDLVTDPSRTIFFIWIVELPIVILLYSRYRQNPRQCMYLRAVGRGLLAVPIGALLNCLGAIALGAPVTFQFLPKTVNWSLMMSLFTTVPASCVLGSSWAHWKRIFAQTQYDSSHGAVIGGWFGAWPMPLDWERPWQEWPICVSYGAIGGYMVGLVASCVFVLACARSQHVKQT, from the exons ATGGATCGccggaaaaagagagagaaaacgaCGGTAACTAAACCCTCAACGGTAGATGCTCCCTCGCCACCGAAAATCTCACCTTCAGAGGCATTCCTCGTCACACTTTCTACTGTTTTTGGGTTGGGTTTAGCGTTCTATGTTGCTAATAGTGGCTTCTCAATAGACCTTGTCACTGATCCTTCTCGCACTATCTTCTTCATCTGG ATTGTGGAGCTTCCAATTGTGATCCTTCTCTACAGTCGCTATCGACAGAATCCCCGGCAATGCATG TACCTGCGAGCCGTTGGACGTGGCTTGCTAGCAGTTCCAATAG GGGCGCTACTAAATTGTTTAGGAGCTATTGCTTTGGGGGCACCTGTCACCTTTCA GTTTCTCCCAAAGACTGTAAATTGGTCTCTTATGATGTCATTGTTCACA ACAGTTCCAGCATCATGTGTTCTTGGTTCATCATGGGCTCATTGGAAGCGGATCTTTGCACAAACACAGTATGATTCAT CTCATGGAGCAGTTATTGGGGGCTGGTTTGGGGCTTGGCCAATGCCACTTGACTGGGAGAGGCCATGGCAG GAATGGCCTATTTGTGTGAGCTATGGAGCAATAGGTGGGTACATGGTGGGATTGGTAGCATCATGTGTCTTTGTTCTTGCTTGTGCTAGATCGCAGCATGTCAAACAAACATGA